A stretch of the Paramormyrops kingsleyae isolate MSU_618 chromosome 16, PKINGS_0.4, whole genome shotgun sequence genome encodes the following:
- the rpl24 gene encoding large ribosomal subunit protein eL24, with amino-acid sequence MKVELCSFSGYKIYPGHGRRYARIDGKVFQFLNAKCESAFLAKRNPRQINWTVLYRRKHKKGQSEEVTKKRTRRAVKCQRAITGASLAEILAKRNQKPEVRKALREQAIRAAKEAKKAKQATKKQTAVAAKAPTKAAPKQKIAKPMKASAPRVGGKR; translated from the exons ATGAA GGTCGAACTCTGCAGTTTCAGTGGGTATAAAATATATCCCGGCCACGGCCGACGTTATGCAAGGATAGACGGAAAG GTCTTCCAGTTTCTTAACGCGAAGTGTGAGTCAGCTTTCCTGGCCAAGAGGAACCCCAGGCAGATCAACTGGACTGTGCTTTACAGGCGCAAGCACAAGAAGGGCCAGTCT GAAGAAGTGACAAAGAAGCGTACCCGCCGTGCTGTGAAATGTCAGAGGGCCATCACCGGTGCCTCCCTggctgaaattttggccaagcGCAACCAGAAGCCTGAGGTGCGCAAGGCCTTGCGGGAGCAGGCCATCAG GGCTGCAAAGGAAGCCAAGAAGGCCAAGCAGGCAACTAAGAAACAAACGGCAGTAGCTGCAAAG GCTCCTACCAAGGCTGCTCCCAAGCAGAAAATTGCCAAGCCCATGAAAGCCAGTGCCCCTCGTGTTGGAGGAAAGCGGTAA
- the cep97 gene encoding centrosomal protein of 97 kDa codes for MGVSSLTPDNSGPTLDFSAQGLQKLEPNFPCQEDTHTLILDHNHIIKLEHLDKSHRLQQLSVANNRLVRVMGVSRLTELRVLNLPNNSIGYIEGLKDLVHLEWLNLAGNNIKVMDQLSNCSVLQHLDLSDNNISQIGDLSKLSILKTLLLHGNIITTLRTGPAHLPPSLHVLSLAENEIRDLNEVSYLASLPELEQLSVMSNPCVLSTPSLPGYDCRPYVISWCLSLKILDGYIVSQKEGLKAEWLYSQGKGRLFRPGQHVQLVQYLASVCPLTSASALQSAEDAKLEKILSKQRLHQSQLLQQTQRVSQNPARPMQLDVEQQHPRHAQQSGLKDRLATPEAGVSRKQIAEPALKVNTWVAGDHSYSIAPCGPAPASCGETLYLEDVQTDEDKLSFSLLSSDTALLHPPVTMPSTKKELDKSDSLAAESTGAGTGQGYPYTEPEKELVLGDCSDCTVVEVSVQQAQRCEAAEAALKIQAWWRGYWTRRHHLQAREVRAEIRLRRMQEHITFLSAELECVRKQQEEERLQRMVQEEAVKFLWKQLQSMQEWQHSMEERLGALGGMPVPTAIEHPTPESSSAASPYAAPGPLFLPDSGFQSSGLPHGVLDILSSEPGDFVETEVEDQDCILLQQYLCSVQQCEDEEQNSEGAGVIRGLPLSPAPQDEQPNL; via the exons ATGGGAGTATCAAGTCTAACTCCAGACAACAGTG GCCCCACACTTGACTTCTCAGCTCAGGGCCTTCAAAAGCTGGAGCCAAATTTTCCATGTCAGGAGGACACCCACACACTTATCCTGGACCACAATCATATCATAAAGCTGGAGCACCTGGACAAGAGTCACAGGCTTCAGCAG CTCTCTGTGGCCAATAACCGGCTTGTCCGGGTGATGGGTGTGTCCCGCCTGACTGAACTCAGGGTGCTAAACCTGCCCAACAACAGCATTGGTTATATTGAGGGACTGAAGGATTTGGTGCATCTGGAATGGCTCAACCTGGCTGGGAACAATATCAAG GTCATGGATCAGCTCAGCAACTGCTCAGTACTTCAGCACCTAGACCTTTCTGACAACAACATCTCTCAAATCGGTGACCTTTCCAAGCTCTCCATTTTGAAG ACACTCCTCTTGCATGGGAATATCATCACTACACTACGCACTGGCccggcccacctgcctcccagCCTCCATGTTCTCTCCCTCGCTGAAAATGAGATCAGAGACCTTAATGAG GTGTCCTACTTGGCATCCCTTCCAGAGCTGGAACAGTTGTCTGTCATGAGTAATCCCTGTGTGTTGTCCACACCATCCTTGCCTGGATACGACTGCCGGCCATACGTCATCAGCTGGTGCCTGAGTCTGAAGATCCTGGATGGATACATAGTGTCACAGAAAGAAGG GCTAAAAGCAGAGTGGCTCTACAGTCAGGGTAAAGGTCGCTTGTTCCGGCCTGGGCAGCATGTGCAGCTGGTACAGTACCTGgcttctgtctgccccctcaccTCTGCCTCTGCACTCCAGTCTGCAGAGGATGCTAAACTGGAGAAAATTCTTAGCAAACAGAG GCTTCATCAAAgtcagctgctgcagcagacCCAGAGAGTATCCCAGAACCCAGCACGACCCATGCAGCTGGATGTAGAGCAGCAGCACCCTCGCCATGCCCAGCAGTCTGGGCTGAAGGATAGGCTAGCCACACCTGAGGCAGGGGTGTCCAGGAAGCAGATAG CTGAGCCAGCTTTAAAGGTGAACACATGGGTGGCAGGTGATCATTCCTACAGTATAGCCCCTTGTGGTCCCGCCCCCGCATCTTGCGGGGAGACACTGTACCTGGAGGATGTGCAAACGGATGAGGATAAGCTCAGCTTCAGCCTACTCTCCTCTGACACTGCCTTACTGCACCCACCTGTGACCATGCCATCCACAAAGAAAGAGCTGGATAAGTCTGACTCCTTAGCTGCTGAAAGCACAGGCGCAGGGACTGGCCAGGGGTATCCTTACACAGAACCTGAAAAAGAGCTGGTCCTAGGTGACTGCTCAGATTGCACCGTCGTGGAAGTAAGCGTGCAACAAGCACAACGTTGTGAGGCTGCAGAAGCTGCGCTGAAGATCCAAGCATGGTGGCGTGGCTACTGGACCCGACGGCACCATCTGCAGGCTAGAGAGGTCCGGGCTGAGATCCGACTGCGCAGGATGCAAGAACACATTACCTTCCTTTCGGCCGAGCTGGAATG TGTACGTaaacagcaggaggaggagagatTACAGAGGATggtacaggaggaggctgtgAAGTTTTTGTGGAAACAG CTACAATCTATGCAGGAATGGCAGCACAGTATGGAGGAGCGTCTGGGTGCTTTGGGGGGcatgcctgtgcccactgccaTTGAGCACCCTACACCAGAGAGCAGCAGTGCTGCATCCCCCTACGCTGCCCCTGGTCCCTTGTTCCTGCCTGACTCGGGCTTTCAGTCATCAGGGCTGCCACATGGAGTGCTAGATATCCTAAGCAGCGAGCCTGGAGATTTTGTGGAGACTGAGGTCGAGGATCAGGACTGCATTCTTCTGCAGCAGTACCTCTGCTCTGTTCAGCAGTGTGAGGATGAGGAGCAGAATAGTGAGGGGGCCGGCGTCATTAGAGGGTTACCCTTATCTCCAGCTCCCCAAGACGAGCAGCCTAATCTATAA
- the hikeshi gene encoding protein Hikeshi isoform X2, with amino-acid sequence MFVQTDPQQVASDKFVFSLPDCENVNHVVVFMLGTMPFPTGTGGAVYFSFPDPNTSPVWQLLGFITNDKPSAIFKISGLKAGVGGEHPFGMMSASHMPSVAQVGVSIESLEQLAQQTPVSSASVSTVDSFTQFTQKMLQSLYNFSSSFAVSQAQMTPNPSEMFIPASSLRRWYENFERRMTQNPNFWKT; translated from the exons ATGTTT GTCCAGACAGATCCACAGCAGGTGGCCAGTGACAAGTTTGTCTTCAGCCTTCCAGACTGTGAGAATGTCAACCATGTGGTAGTCTTCATGCTGGGCACGATGCCCTTCCCCACGGGCACAGGTGGGGCAGTTTACTTCTCCTTCCCGGACCCCAATACCAGCCCAGTGTGGCAGTTGCTTGGGTTCATCACCAATGACAAGCCCAGTGCCATCTTCAAGATTTCAGGCTTGAAGGCAG GTGTGGGCGGAGAACATCCCTTTGGAATGATGTCTGCATCCCACATGCCCTCAGTGGCCCAAGTGGGTGTGTCTATTGAATCCCTCGAGCAGCTGGCTCAACAGACTCCTGTATCCAGCGCCAGTGTCTCTACTGTGGATTCCTTCACACAG TTCACGCAGAAGATGCTGCAGAGCCTCTACAACTTCTCCTCTTCCTTTGCTGTGTCTCAAGCTCAAATGACCCCCAACCCTTCAGAGATGTTCATCCCTGCCAGCTCCCTCCGTCGATG GTATGAAAACTTTGAGAGAAGAATGACCCAGAACCCGAACTTCTGGAAGACATGA
- the hikeshi gene encoding protein Hikeshi isoform X3, whose translation MFGCIVAGRLVQTDPQQVASDKFVFSLPDCENVNHVVVFMLGTMPFPTGTGGAVYFSFPDPNTSPVWQLLGFITNDKPSAIFKISGLKAGVGGEHPFGMMSASHMPSVAQVGVSIESLEQLAQQTPVSSASVSTVDSFTQVQAPPHKHMHINSRRRCCRASTTSPLPLLCLKLK comes from the exons ATGTTTGGATGTATAGTGGCCGGTAGATTG GTCCAGACAGATCCACAGCAGGTGGCCAGTGACAAGTTTGTCTTCAGCCTTCCAGACTGTGAGAATGTCAACCATGTGGTAGTCTTCATGCTGGGCACGATGCCCTTCCCCACGGGCACAGGTGGGGCAGTTTACTTCTCCTTCCCGGACCCCAATACCAGCCCAGTGTGGCAGTTGCTTGGGTTCATCACCAATGACAAGCCCAGTGCCATCTTCAAGATTTCAGGCTTGAAGGCAG GTGTGGGCGGAGAACATCCCTTTGGAATGATGTCTGCATCCCACATGCCCTCAGTGGCCCAAGTGGGTGTGTCTATTGAATCCCTCGAGCAGCTGGCTCAACAGACTCCTGTATCCAGCGCCAGTGTCTCTACTGTGGATTCCTTCACACAGGTTCAAGCACCACCACACAAGCACATGCACATTAA TTCACGCAGAAGATGCTGCAGAGCCTCTACAACTTCTCCTCTTCCTTTGCTGTGTCTCAAGCTCAAATGA
- the hikeshi gene encoding protein Hikeshi isoform X1 produces the protein MFGCIVAGRLVQTDPQQVASDKFVFSLPDCENVNHVVVFMLGTMPFPTGTGGAVYFSFPDPNTSPVWQLLGFITNDKPSAIFKISGLKAGVGGEHPFGMMSASHMPSVAQVGVSIESLEQLAQQTPVSSASVSTVDSFTQFTQKMLQSLYNFSSSFAVSQAQMTPNPSEMFIPASSLRRWYENFERRMTQNPNFWKT, from the exons ATGTTTGGATGTATAGTGGCCGGTAGATTG GTCCAGACAGATCCACAGCAGGTGGCCAGTGACAAGTTTGTCTTCAGCCTTCCAGACTGTGAGAATGTCAACCATGTGGTAGTCTTCATGCTGGGCACGATGCCCTTCCCCACGGGCACAGGTGGGGCAGTTTACTTCTCCTTCCCGGACCCCAATACCAGCCCAGTGTGGCAGTTGCTTGGGTTCATCACCAATGACAAGCCCAGTGCCATCTTCAAGATTTCAGGCTTGAAGGCAG GTGTGGGCGGAGAACATCCCTTTGGAATGATGTCTGCATCCCACATGCCCTCAGTGGCCCAAGTGGGTGTGTCTATTGAATCCCTCGAGCAGCTGGCTCAACAGACTCCTGTATCCAGCGCCAGTGTCTCTACTGTGGATTCCTTCACACAG TTCACGCAGAAGATGCTGCAGAGCCTCTACAACTTCTCCTCTTCCTTTGCTGTGTCTCAAGCTCAAATGACCCCCAACCCTTCAGAGATGTTCATCCCTGCCAGCTCCCTCCGTCGATG GTATGAAAACTTTGAGAGAAGAATGACCCAGAACCCGAACTTCTGGAAGACATGA
- the hikeshi gene encoding protein Hikeshi isoform X4 yields MLGTMPFPTGTGGAVYFSFPDPNTSPVWQLLGFITNDKPSAIFKISGLKAGVGGEHPFGMMSASHMPSVAQVGVSIESLEQLAQQTPVSSASVSTVDSFTQFTQKMLQSLYNFSSSFAVSQAQMTPNPSEMFIPASSLRRWYENFERRMTQNPNFWKT; encoded by the exons ATGCTGGGCACGATGCCCTTCCCCACGGGCACAGGTGGGGCAGTTTACTTCTCCTTCCCGGACCCCAATACCAGCCCAGTGTGGCAGTTGCTTGGGTTCATCACCAATGACAAGCCCAGTGCCATCTTCAAGATTTCAGGCTTGAAGGCAG GTGTGGGCGGAGAACATCCCTTTGGAATGATGTCTGCATCCCACATGCCCTCAGTGGCCCAAGTGGGTGTGTCTATTGAATCCCTCGAGCAGCTGGCTCAACAGACTCCTGTATCCAGCGCCAGTGTCTCTACTGTGGATTCCTTCACACAG TTCACGCAGAAGATGCTGCAGAGCCTCTACAACTTCTCCTCTTCCTTTGCTGTGTCTCAAGCTCAAATGACCCCCAACCCTTCAGAGATGTTCATCCCTGCCAGCTCCCTCCGTCGATG GTATGAAAACTTTGAGAGAAGAATGACCCAGAACCCGAACTTCTGGAAGACATGA